A single Chryseobacterium sp. DNA region contains:
- a CDS encoding helix-turn-helix domain-containing protein: MKKKLLNEPSCPVDYAFKRIGGKYKGRILWYLHMNPVMRYGELRKTLSDITPKMLTQTVRELEDDGLVHRKIYHEVPPKVEYSLTDIGAELIPFIDHLRQWGEHQIEKERAKI, translated from the coding sequence ATGAAAAAAAAGCTCTTGAACGAACCTTCCTGCCCGGTTGATTATGCTTTTAAGCGGATCGGAGGAAAATATAAAGGCCGGATTTTATGGTACCTGCATATGAATCCGGTGATGCGTTATGGAGAATTGCGAAAAACCCTGTCAGATATCACTCCCAAAATGCTTACACAGACAGTACGCGAACTGGAAGACGACGGGCTTGTCCATAGAAAAATCTATCATGAAGTTCCTCCCAAGGTAGAATATTCTTTAACGGATATCGGTGCTGAGCTGATTCCTTTTATTGATCATTTAAGACAGTGGGGAGAGCATCAGATTGAAAAAGAGAGGGCTAAAATCTGA
- a CDS encoding NADP-dependent oxidoreductase gives MKAVIINEAGSIEKLQFTEMEKPTISKDEVLVKVVSISINPVDVKARAYEGVLSWIFGDKRPVILGWDISGEVVEAGKDVTRFKAGDEVFGMVNFFGNGQAYAEYVAAPAAHLALKPQNITHPQAAAASMAASTAYQALVDVAKIKKGNKVLIHAASGGVGHFAVQIAKHFGAYVIGVSSAKNRDFVRSLGADEHIDYTAENFSEKLQDIDIVIDTIQGQTLLDSVEVVRQNGIIITLPSPEIPAEVTEKAEQRKVNIEFMMVASQAVTIHAIADLLSEGVLQSSIYKMFSFEDIKKAHSEVETNRVVGKVVVNI, from the coding sequence ATGAAAGCTGTTATTATAAACGAAGCAGGAAGTATAGAAAAACTTCAATTCACAGAAATGGAGAAGCCAACAATTTCTAAAGATGAGGTTTTGGTAAAAGTAGTGTCCATAAGTATTAACCCTGTTGATGTGAAAGCAAGAGCTTATGAAGGAGTCTTAAGCTGGATCTTTGGGGATAAGAGACCTGTTATTTTGGGATGGGATATCTCAGGGGAAGTAGTGGAAGCCGGAAAAGATGTAACCCGGTTCAAAGCCGGTGATGAAGTATTCGGAATGGTGAACTTTTTTGGAAATGGACAGGCCTATGCAGAGTATGTAGCTGCTCCGGCCGCTCATCTTGCATTAAAACCGCAAAATATAACCCATCCGCAAGCCGCGGCGGCATCGATGGCTGCTTCTACAGCTTATCAGGCTCTGGTAGATGTCGCTAAAATAAAAAAAGGGAATAAAGTGCTGATCCATGCGGCTTCAGGAGGAGTCGGGCATTTTGCCGTTCAGATTGCGAAACATTTCGGAGCCTATGTCATAGGAGTGTCATCCGCTAAAAACAGAGACTTTGTACGGTCATTGGGAGCTGATGAACACATTGATTATACAGCAGAAAACTTTAGCGAAAAACTTCAGGATATAGATATTGTAATCGATACGATTCAGGGGCAGACCTTATTGGATTCTGTAGAAGTGGTCCGCCAGAACGGAATCATTATAACACTTCCGTCTCCGGAAATTCCAGCAGAGGTCACGGAAAAAGCGGAGCAAAGGAAAGTGAATATAGAGTTTATGATGGTTGCCTCGCAGGCGGTGACCATACATGCGATCGCAGATTTATTGAGCGAGGGGGTTTTACAATCTTCGATCTATAAAATGTTTTCATTCGAGGACATAAAAAAGGCACATTCAGAGGTTGAAACCAACCGTGTGGTGGGGAAAGTAGTGGTCAATATTTAA
- a CDS encoding universal stress protein → MKTIIVSTDFSREAENATHYAASLAKENNYKMVLFNLQTVSIHALHAQASADFFYEQTLKNQKKISDKASEISSLYAVETAHHLASGNFIEELENCIQIHNGDCIVMGMAEKTLEQRLLGNTVIKAIHRIKKPILIIPAHIEYTGVRKILFAYDAHRNMTWSAMNDIYSFIHEFNAEVEVFNVNERLEDFTEVIHDADLNSGYDPDDIKYSFKMIQSFEVIKAIEEEIKRAHIDLLTMVPHQYNLLESLFHRSKTAIMAYKNKIPLLSIPLNIN, encoded by the coding sequence ATGAAAACAATAATTGTCAGCACAGATTTCTCCCGGGAAGCAGAAAATGCCACTCATTATGCAGCGTCTCTGGCCAAAGAAAATAATTATAAAATGGTTCTGTTCAATTTGCAGACGGTCTCCATTCATGCCTTACATGCGCAGGCTTCCGCTGATTTCTTTTATGAACAAACCCTTAAAAATCAAAAAAAGATCTCCGATAAAGCTTCTGAAATAAGTTCTTTATATGCTGTAGAAACCGCGCATCATCTTGCTTCCGGAAATTTTATCGAAGAACTGGAAAACTGCATACAGATCCACAACGGGGATTGTATTGTGATGGGTATGGCAGAAAAGACCCTTGAACAAAGACTTTTGGGAAATACCGTAATCAAGGCTATCCACCGGATCAAAAAACCGATCTTGATCATTCCGGCCCACATAGAATATACCGGGGTCCGAAAGATTCTTTTTGCATATGACGCCCACCGAAACATGACCTGGTCAGCGATGAATGATATCTACTCTTTTATCCATGAATTCAATGCAGAAGTTGAAGTCTTCAATGTGAATGAACGCCTGGAAGATTTTACGGAAGTCATCCATGATGCCGATCTTAATTCCGGATATGACCCGGATGATATCAAATACAGCTTTAAAATGATCCAGTCCTTTGAAGTGATAAAAGCCATTGAAGAAGAAATCAAACGGGCCCATATTGATCTTCTCACGATGGTTCCCCACCAATACAATCTACTGGAATCTCTTTTCCACAGAAGCAAAACAGCCATAATGGCTTATAAAAACAAAATCCCTTTATTGTCAATTCCCCTAAACATAAATTAA
- a CDS encoding sensor histidine kinase has translation MKRRLIIWLMAIITFCIFSYLINPFDPAWEGYLDTPLKMIIEDLLWVFFFSVIISEVSLFIDRILNKLLPWKNRTVKRLLIQGGLQIVGSILIVIVINFIIESTSDSIPDMDARKEYTLLGQWVATNIVISLIISAFNTVDYLLENWKKTAEEAAQHKLRASKHKQAAMAAELQALKLQIDPHFIFNNLSVLSELILEDQQLGYEYSEKFARVYRYLLVNSKKDIIVLEEELRFLDSYIFLIEKRIGQGVIFKIEIQEEYRAMYTLPLSVQLLVENAIKHNQTSKAHPLEIEIYTTPSGELVVSNTVLPLINKPDSSGVGLTNISARYEILGYTKPVIEKTEDKFMVKLPLI, from the coding sequence ATGAAAAGAAGGCTGATCATCTGGCTGATGGCGATCATTACTTTTTGCATTTTTTCCTATCTGATCAATCCGTTTGATCCTGCCTGGGAAGGCTATTTAGACACTCCATTGAAAATGATCATTGAAGATCTTTTGTGGGTTTTCTTTTTCTCGGTGATCATTTCAGAAGTCAGCCTATTTATAGACCGGATCCTGAATAAGCTGCTCCCCTGGAAAAACAGAACCGTAAAGCGGTTATTGATTCAGGGAGGGCTCCAGATTGTGGGAAGTATACTTATTGTGATCGTGATCAACTTCATTATTGAGAGTACTTCCGACAGCATACCCGATATGGATGCCCGAAAAGAATACACTTTACTGGGGCAGTGGGTAGCCACCAATATTGTAATATCCCTTATCATCAGTGCTTTTAATACCGTTGATTATCTGCTTGAAAACTGGAAAAAAACAGCGGAGGAGGCAGCCCAGCATAAACTGAGAGCTTCCAAGCATAAACAGGCCGCGATGGCCGCGGAACTTCAGGCCCTTAAATTGCAGATCGATCCCCATTTCATTTTTAATAACCTGAGCGTGCTGTCAGAGCTTATTCTCGAAGATCAGCAGCTGGGTTATGAATATTCAGAGAAGTTTGCCAGGGTATACAGGTATCTGCTTGTCAATTCAAAAAAAGATATCATTGTTCTGGAAGAAGAGCTGAGGTTTTTAGACTCCTATATTTTTTTAATAGAAAAGAGAATAGGCCAAGGGGTCATCTTTAAAATTGAGATTCAGGAAGAATACAGGGCGATGTATACCCTTCCGCTATCCGTTCAGCTGCTGGTTGAAAATGCGATTAAACATAACCAGACTTCAAAAGCCCACCCTCTGGAAATAGAGATTTATACCACTCCATCCGGAGAGCTGGTGGTGTCTAATACCGTTTTGCCTTTGATCAATAAGCCGGACTCTTCAGGAGTGGGGCTTACCAATATCAGTGCAAGATATGAGATTCTGGGATATACAAAACCGGTCATAGAAAAAACTGAAGATAAATTTATGGTAAAACTTCCCTTGATATGA
- a CDS encoding LytTR family DNA-binding domain-containing protein, translating to MKINKILIIEDEKPNADRLKRLLLKLRPHVEIAAVEDSIISSVNWLENNAAPDMIMMDVRLADGLSFEIFNQFDIRSPVIFTTAYDEYAVQAFKYNSIDYLLKPIEEEELDLALRRYETFIETVPFIGTAIEGLINYMQPKDYRKRFLIPHRDGYKTVLAEDILYFYTELGISKAMLNTGTVENVPQTLEELEKQLDPKFFFRANRQFIIHVDSVKQILNHFNGKLKLELRKHPDMEVIVSREKASVFKSWMDY from the coding sequence ATGAAGATTAATAAAATTTTAATAATAGAAGATGAAAAGCCCAATGCTGACCGGCTGAAAAGGCTTTTGCTTAAGCTAAGACCCCATGTGGAAATAGCCGCTGTAGAAGATTCGATTATCTCATCAGTAAACTGGCTTGAAAACAATGCCGCTCCGGATATGATTATGATGGATGTACGTTTGGCAGACGGATTGAGTTTTGAGATATTTAACCAGTTTGACATAAGAAGTCCGGTGATTTTTACAACTGCTTATGATGAATATGCAGTGCAGGCATTTAAATACAACAGCATAGATTATCTCCTGAAACCTATTGAGGAAGAAGAGCTGGACCTTGCTTTGAGACGGTATGAGACCTTTATAGAAACAGTCCCTTTTATAGGAACGGCTATTGAGGGGTTAATTAATTATATGCAGCCTAAAGACTACAGAAAACGTTTTCTTATTCCTCACCGGGATGGCTATAAAACGGTTTTGGCTGAAGATATCCTGTATTTTTATACAGAACTGGGAATCAGTAAGGCCATGCTGAATACCGGGACTGTAGAAAACGTCCCTCAGACCCTTGAAGAACTTGAAAAACAGCTTGATCCCAAGTTTTTTTTCCGGGCCAACAGACAGTTTATTATTCATGTAGACTCCGTAAAGCAGATTCTTAACCATTTTAACGGTAAGCTTAAACTGGAACTGAGAAAGCACCCGGATATGGAAGTGATTGTAAGCCGGGAAAAGGCTTCCGTATTTAAATCCTGGATGGATTATTAG
- a CDS encoding efflux RND transporter periplasmic adaptor subunit yields MNYRKGYLVLSLTAAAVLYSCGSGNGQENAQQVQALPTDFIQVKTGNEDISTGYPGSIEGQDNVEIKAQVTGYLEAVYVKEGQYVSKGQTLFRINPAVYNEQVNTNEAALKAALAAQETARLEVEKLKPLVEGKVVSDMQLKTAQASYKSASAQVAQAQSSLGSSKINANFTYIKAPVSGYIGRIPNRVGNLISPSDALPLTTLSNITSVNVYFAMNEADFIGHSRAAASGQDPENVELILADGSTYPYKGRLESASGNFDRNTGSIQMKAVFQNPDRLLRSGGTARVMIHNALDGVITLPKTSVKDIQDKFFVYKLEGKDKVKMTQIEISGGNTQDYFVKEGVNAGDKIAVNRIDALTDGASVVAKVTPSK; encoded by the coding sequence ATGAATTACAGAAAAGGATATCTGGTGCTTTCACTCACAGCCGCAGCAGTATTGTACTCATGCGGCTCAGGAAATGGGCAGGAGAATGCTCAGCAGGTACAGGCGCTCCCTACAGATTTTATCCAGGTAAAAACAGGGAATGAAGATATCTCTACCGGATATCCGGGAAGTATAGAAGGGCAGGATAATGTGGAGATTAAAGCCCAGGTGACAGGATACCTGGAGGCTGTATATGTGAAAGAAGGACAGTATGTGAGTAAAGGGCAGACATTGTTCAGAATTAATCCTGCGGTGTACAACGAACAGGTGAATACTAATGAAGCCGCCTTAAAAGCGGCATTGGCTGCTCAGGAAACAGCAAGGCTGGAGGTTGAAAAATTAAAACCTCTTGTAGAAGGGAAAGTCGTTTCCGATATGCAGCTGAAAACAGCTCAGGCCAGCTATAAATCAGCCTCAGCACAGGTGGCCCAGGCCCAGTCTTCGCTGGGGTCTTCAAAGATCAATGCCAATTTTACTTATATCAAAGCACCTGTGAGCGGATACATAGGAAGAATTCCGAACAGGGTGGGAAATCTTATCAGCCCTTCCGATGCGTTACCGCTTACCACTCTTTCTAATATAACAAGCGTGAATGTTTACTTCGCCATGAACGAAGCTGATTTTATAGGCCACAGCCGTGCCGCTGCATCAGGACAGGATCCGGAAAATGTGGAGCTTATTTTGGCAGACGGTTCTACCTATCCTTATAAAGGGAGACTGGAAAGTGCCAGCGGAAATTTTGACAGAAACACAGGAAGCATCCAGATGAAAGCTGTTTTCCAGAATCCTGATCGGCTATTGAGATCAGGAGGAACGGCAAGAGTAATGATTCATAATGCTCTGGATGGAGTGATTACCCTTCCCAAAACCTCTGTAAAAGATATTCAGGATAAATTCTTTGTGTATAAACTGGAAGGTAAGGATAAGGTGAAAATGACCCAGATTGAAATTTCAGGAGGAAACACCCAGGATTACTTTGTAAAAGAGGGCGTGAATGCAGGAGATAAAATAGCAGTCAACAGGATTGATGCCCTTACAGACGGGGCATCGGTTGTTGCTAAAGTGACTCCTTCGAAATAG
- a CDS encoding efflux RND transporter permease subunit, whose translation MLKKIIDRPVLATVISLIIVILGIIGLNQLAVTRFPDISPPTITVSGSYPGGNSETVIRSVVTPLEEQINGVEDMQYMKSTASNDGTFTISVIFKQGVNADQAAVNVQNRVQQATPILPQEVIRMGLTTSKQQNSMVLIFNIYTDDNKKYDETFLQNYANINLIPQVKRVKGVGQAQIFGIKDYSMRIWLNPQKMSSYGLEPSDISSAIADHSLESAPGKLGEESDAALEYVIRYKGKKNKPEQYENIIVKNEGTQVVRLKDVARVEFGSISNSGDNLSNGKNAVTVAIMQTTGSNANEIEIGVNKAIDQLSKSFPPGIKYTKVMSTKERLDEATGQVKSTLIEAFILVFIVVFVFLQDFRSTVIPAIAVPVAIIGTFFFLLVLGFTINVLTLFALVLAIGIVVDDAIVVVEAVHSNMEGTDLSGRDATHKAMNEITGAVISITLVMSAVFIPIGFMSGSAGVFYKQFAYTLAIAIIISAVNALTLTPALCAVFLKNSHAGEGGKPKGFGQRFAVAFNAGFNNMTDRYAKGVKFLIGRKWIAAGWVAGIIGLSAWLLSSTPKSFVPMEDDGFFMYSLSMPPGTGLTKTTEVSNKMNALLKSIDAVQENTSITGYNLLSNSAGPAYAMGFVKLKPKKERGAVQDIDEIMNIVNGKLAVIKEGTVMSFRMPPVEGYGVTNDAEIVLQDRMGRDPQVLKAKADDLIGQLMQTPEVAYAYTMFRADYPQLELEVNEDKAKQLGVSISNLLGTVQTYFSGDQSQNFSRFGKFYRVNIKADGIFRMDEQAFNDIFVKNSKGEMVPASTLITLKKVYGPESVNRYNLYNSLNINIVPKPGVSNGELMGKIEKTLEKLPSDYSYEWTGLSLEEKSAGSQTAVILGLCLLFVYLLLAAQYESYILPLAVMLSIPTGVVGAFLGIKAIGFDNNIYVQVGLIMLIGLLAKNAILIVEFAVQRRKAGLSILDSALEGAKARLRPIIMTSLAFIVGMIPLMISTGGMASGNKSISVSAAIGMLSGVALGVFIIPVLYMFFQYLDEKFSSKKKYSTIETAMIQK comes from the coding sequence ATGTTAAAAAAGATAATAGACCGTCCGGTACTGGCGACGGTAATCTCCCTTATTATTGTCATATTAGGGATCATAGGATTAAACCAGCTGGCGGTGACCAGATTTCCGGATATTTCCCCACCTACCATTACTGTTTCGGGTTCTTATCCGGGAGGAAACAGTGAAACGGTGATCCGTTCCGTAGTGACTCCTCTGGAAGAGCAGATCAATGGGGTGGAAGATATGCAGTACATGAAATCTACGGCAAGTAATGATGGTACATTTACGATTTCGGTCATATTTAAACAGGGAGTCAATGCGGATCAGGCGGCAGTAAACGTACAGAACAGGGTACAACAGGCCACGCCGATACTTCCTCAGGAAGTCATCAGAATGGGACTGACAACATCCAAGCAGCAAAATAGCATGGTGTTGATCTTTAATATTTATACCGATGACAACAAAAAATATGATGAAACGTTTCTGCAAAACTATGCCAATATCAATCTTATTCCGCAGGTCAAAAGGGTAAAGGGGGTAGGGCAGGCCCAGATCTTCGGGATCAAAGACTATTCCATGAGAATATGGCTTAACCCGCAGAAAATGTCTTCTTACGGGCTGGAACCTTCTGATATTTCCAGTGCTATTGCAGATCACAGTTTAGAATCTGCCCCCGGTAAATTAGGAGAAGAATCCGATGCGGCGCTTGAATATGTCATCCGGTATAAAGGGAAAAAGAATAAACCGGAGCAATATGAGAATATTATTGTTAAAAATGAAGGAACCCAGGTTGTCCGGCTTAAAGATGTAGCCCGCGTGGAATTCGGATCGATTTCCAACAGTGGAGATAATCTTTCCAATGGGAAAAATGCGGTTACCGTGGCAATCATGCAGACCACAGGCTCCAACGCCAATGAAATTGAGATAGGGGTCAATAAAGCAATTGATCAACTGTCAAAATCATTTCCTCCGGGAATAAAATACACGAAGGTAATGAGTACCAAAGAAAGGTTGGATGAAGCAACAGGGCAGGTAAAATCTACATTGATAGAAGCATTTATCCTTGTATTTATTGTCGTGTTTGTCTTTTTACAGGATTTCAGATCTACGGTCATTCCTGCTATTGCCGTTCCTGTAGCGATTATCGGTACTTTCTTTTTCCTTCTGGTATTAGGGTTTACCATCAATGTACTGACTCTTTTTGCTCTTGTACTGGCAATCGGTATTGTAGTAGACGACGCTATTGTCGTGGTGGAAGCCGTTCACAGTAATATGGAAGGGACTGATCTTTCAGGAAGGGATGCTACTCATAAAGCAATGAATGAAATTACGGGGGCTGTAATTTCGATTACGCTGGTGATGTCTGCAGTGTTTATTCCCATAGGCTTTATGTCCGGTTCTGCAGGGGTATTCTATAAGCAGTTTGCTTATACATTGGCAATTGCCATTATTATTTCAGCAGTGAATGCACTTACATTGACCCCGGCTTTATGTGCTGTATTTCTGAAAAACAGCCATGCAGGAGAAGGAGGAAAACCCAAAGGATTCGGACAAAGATTTGCTGTAGCATTTAATGCAGGATTCAACAATATGACAGACCGCTATGCAAAGGGGGTGAAGTTCTTAATAGGCCGCAAATGGATCGCAGCAGGATGGGTTGCCGGAATTATAGGGCTTTCAGCATGGCTCTTGTCCAGTACTCCTAAGAGTTTTGTCCCAATGGAAGATGATGGTTTCTTTATGTATTCATTAAGTATGCCTCCGGGAACCGGACTCACAAAAACAACCGAGGTTTCCAATAAGATGAATGCTCTTTTAAAAAGTATAGATGCCGTTCAGGAAAATACATCCATCACGGGATACAACCTCTTAAGCAATAGTGCAGGTCCTGCCTATGCCATGGGGTTTGTCAAATTAAAACCTAAAAAAGAAAGAGGAGCCGTTCAGGACATTGATGAGATCATGAACATCGTGAACGGAAAACTGGCGGTCATTAAAGAAGGAACCGTAATGAGCTTCAGAATGCCTCCGGTAGAAGGATATGGAGTGACCAATGATGCGGAGATTGTACTTCAGGACCGTATGGGCAGGGATCCACAGGTGCTGAAGGCTAAGGCAGATGATCTTATCGGGCAGCTGATGCAGACTCCGGAAGTAGCCTATGCCTATACCATGTTCAGGGCAGATTATCCTCAGTTAGAACTGGAAGTCAATGAAGATAAGGCAAAACAGCTGGGAGTGAGTATTTCTAATCTATTAGGAACGGTACAGACTTATTTCTCCGGGGATCAGTCTCAGAATTTCTCAAGATTTGGAAAGTTCTACAGAGTGAATATCAAAGCAGATGGGATCTTCAGAATGGACGAGCAGGCGTTTAATGATATTTTTGTGAAGAACAGCAAAGGTGAAATGGTTCCTGCAAGTACACTGATCACTTTGAAAAAAGTATATGGCCCGGAATCTGTAAACCGGTACAATCTTTATAACTCGCTGAACATTAATATAGTTCCAAAACCAGGGGTCAGTAACGGAGAACTGATGGGAAAAATAGAAAAAACATTAGAGAAACTGCCGTCTGATTATAGTTATGAATGGACCGGGTTGAGCCTGGAAGAAAAGTCAGCAGGAAGCCAAACGGCTGTCATCCTCGGATTGTGTTTACTTTTCGTATACCTGCTTCTTGCCGCTCAGTATGAAAGTTACATTCTTCCTTTAGCCGTAATGCTTTCTATTCCGACAGGAGTAGTAGGAGCATTCTTAGGAATAAAAGCGATTGGATTTGATAATAATATTTATGTTCAGGTAGGATTGATCATGCTTATTGGGCTCCTTGCCAAAAATGCAATCCTTATTGTGGAATTTGCCGTGCAGCGGAGAAAAGCAGGGCTGTCTATTCTGGATTCCGCATTGGAAGGCGCTAAAGCGAGGCTGCGCCCGAT